In Daucus carota subsp. sativus chromosome 4, DH1 v3.0, whole genome shotgun sequence, one DNA window encodes the following:
- the LOC108217293 gene encoding agamous-like MADS-box protein AGL62, translating to MSKQKKTQGRRKIDMKKIDDRNSLQVTFSKRRTGLFKKASELCVLTGAETALIVESPGGRVFAFGHPNVDSVVDSYLGGSSVKSPENALINRDEVKFTRMNDKFNQEYLEISKKLEDEKAKKVDDDVEGGPFWWEQPFDEFELGELEKYIESMEALKNNVIQRAKEMEMIRNSSMFNANQSLKNEGFDTLLVNKNAGHYEYGDEHMLPCPPGFNIRSGLN from the coding sequence ATGTCGAAGCAGAAGAAAACTCAGGGCCGGAGAAAGATAGACATGAAGAAAATAGACGACCGGAATAGCCTTCAAGTGACGTTTTCGAAACGAAGAACAGGTCTTTTCAAGAAAGCCAGCGAGCTTTGTGTTTTAACTGGTGCTGAAACAGCTCTGATTGTTGAGTCTCCTGGAGGACGAGTTTTCGCTTTCGGACATCCGAATGTAGACTCTGTTGTTGATTCCTATCTTGGAGGAAGTTCGGTGAAGTCACCCGAAAATGCTTTGATAAACCGAGATGAGGTCAAATTTACGCGCATGAATGATAAGTTTAATCAAGAGTATCTAGAGATTTCGAAGAAGTTGGAAGATGAGAAGGCTAAGAAAGTCGATGATGATGTGGAGGGTGGTCCTTTTTGGTGGGAACAACCTTTTGACGAGTTTGAGTTGGGAGAGCTCGAGAAGTATATAGAGTCCATGGAAGCGCTGAAGAATAATGTAATCCAAAGGGCTAAAGAGATGGAGATGATTAGGAATTCTTCGATGTTCAATGCTAACCAAAGCTTGAAAAACGAGGGATTCGATACCCTTTTGGTTAATAAGAACGCAGGTCATTATGAATATGGGGATGAACATATGCTCCCTTGCCCTCCAGGATTTAATATCAGGTCTGGCCTCAACTGA
- the LOC108216794 gene encoding geraniol 8-hydroxylase, with protein MDLNLGMMGVWCILLAFTLLSIHRIRNKAAQKLPPGPFPLPIIGNIHKLGEHPHKSLTKLAQVYGPIMRLKLGRMTSIVISSSSTARQVLRKQDIAFYNRPLPDAIRALDHNKYSAVWLPVGTRWRSLRKIMGSNIFTATKLDANQHLRSQKVHDLIRYCEKCSQCGEAVDIGGAAFLTSLNLMSNTIFSKDMVDSYEDAEGKVFRDLVWNTMAEIGKANLVDYFPVLRWMDPQGIKRRLDSHLANLIKFFDVMVDERLELKRPGYRGEDTSSADVLDELLKLQESNEIDKSLIQHMFVDLFAAGTDTSSSTVEWAMSEILRNQGTILVKAKAELDRVIGKGKIIEEADVSSLDYLRCIVKETLRLHPPAPLLVPRQVQEEVELCGYTVPKNSQVLVNAWAIGRDPMLWEDPLSFQPERFMNSEIDVNGHGYELIPFGGGRRICPGMPLAMRMVPIMLGSLLNCFEWELEGGIAPEDLNMEDKFGLTLAKLHPLRLVATPVP; from the exons ATGGATTTAAATTTAGGTATGATGGGTGTCTGGTGCATACTTCTTGCTTTTACTCTCCTCTCAATTCATAGAATCAGGAACAAAGCTGCTCAAAAACTGCCACCAGGACCTTTCCCCTTGCCGATTATTGGAAACATACACAAACTCGGAGAGCACCCCCATAAATCCTTAACCAAACTCGCTCAAGTTTACGGCCCAATCATGCGTTTAAAACTAGGCCGCATGACTTCCATAGTCATTTCTTCATCAAGCACAGCAAGGCAAGTCCTCCGAAAGCAAGACATCGCCTTCTATAATCGTCCTCTACCCGACGCCATACGTGCCCTCGACCATAATAAGTACTCTGCAGTATGGTTGCCTGTTGGGACTCGCTGGAGAAGCCTGAGAAAAATTATGGGCTCGAATATTTTTACGGCTACCAAGCTTGATGCTAATCAGCATCTGCGGAGTCAGAAGGTGCATGATCTTATTAGATACTGTGAAAAGTGTAGTCAGTGCGGGGAAGCGGTGGATATTGGTGGCGCTGCATTTCTGACTTCGCTTAATCTAATGTCGAACACTATATTTTCTAAGGATATGGTAGATTCTTATGAGGATGCAGAGGGTAAAGTGTTCAGGGACTTGGTGTGGAATACAATGGCGGAGATTGGCAAGGCTAATTTAGTGGATTACTTTCCTGTTCTTCGGTGGATGGATCCGCAGGGTATAAAGCGGCGATTGGATTCTCATTTGGCGAACCTGATCAAGTTCTTTGATGTTATGGTGGATGAGCGTTTGGAGCTGAAGAGGCCAGGATATCGCGGTGAGGACACAAGTTCAGCGGATGTGCTCGACGAACTTCTGAAATTACAAGAATCAAATGAGATTGATAAATCACTCATCCAACATATGTTTGTG GATTTATTTGCTGCAGGAACTGATACATCTTCAAGTACGGTTGAATGGGCGATGTCTGAAATATTAAGGAATCAGGGAACAATATTGGTGAAGGCAAAAGCTGAGCTTGACCGAGTGATTGGAAAAGGCAAGATCATAGAAGAAGCTGATGTTTCTAGTTTGGATTATCTGAGATGTATTGTGAAAGAAACTCTGAGGTTACACCCACCAGCCCCCTTGTTGGTACCGCGCCAAGTGCAAGAGGAAGTTGAACTCTGTGGCTACACTGTTCCAAAGAATTCACAAGTGCTGGTCAATGCATGGGCTATTGGACGTGATCCTATGTTATGGGAAGATCCCTTGTCTTTTCAACCGGAGAGGTTCATGAACTCTGAAATTGATGTCAATGGTCATGGTTACGAGCTGATTCCATTTGGTGGAGGACGAAGGATATGTCCTGGAATGCCATTGGCCATGAGGATGGTGCCAATTATGTTAGGCTCCCTCTTAAATTGTTTTGAATGGGAACTTGAAGGTGGGATTGCACCAGAGGATTTAAACATGGAGGATAAGTTTGGGCTCACCCTGGCAAAGCTTCATCCACTTCGTCTTGTAGCAACTCCAGTTCCTTAA
- the LOC108217292 gene encoding uncharacterized protein LOC108217292, whose translation MGSISVPSPLTKEESNLQRLLNSLTPVVPLKPIPEFHLLNDQKYCIEKFNGEWKNSEKPAVKEYFRLRDIWTCFEEWSAYGRGTEVILNNGEKVQHYFTPYVSAVQISINEGIQKVDSTVGNASCNGTTKSLSAESKTNEVLIRSSSNNSGNGKFCDSSSGSYSSTDHERKEIKSLAQENPGLLTLRSTDLLPSSWMAVAWYPICQIPVKGVVKELDFSAAFITFHTLSSFHPDTGVDSNHDENAEIGETKASVNKKRIMPLPPFGLAALNLTGDVWLSNGHSDEERYADLYNAASSWLQEHHFYHHDFNFFANNSHVRGGTFGREI comes from the exons ATGGGAAGTATTTCAGTTCCATCACCTTTGACAAAAGAGGAATCAAATCTCCAGCGCTTGCTTAACTCACTTACTCCGGTTGTTCCTTTGAAACCAATTCCTGAG TTTCATCTGTTGAATGACCAGAAGTACTGCATTGAAAAGTTCAACGGAGAATGGAAAAATTCTGAGAAGCCTGCAGTTAAGGAATATTTCAGGCTTCGAGATATATGGACATGTTTTGAAGAATGGAGTGCATATGGTAGAGGAACTGAAGTGATACTAAACAATGGGGAGAAGGTCCAGCACTATTTTACCCCTTATGTATCTGCTGTTCAGATTTCCATCAACGAAGG AATTCAGAAAGTTGATAGTACTGTTGGCAATGCATCTTGTAATGGTACTACTAAATCTTTGAGCGCTGAGAGCAAGACTAATGAGGTCCTAATTAGGTCTTCAAGTAACAACTCTGGTAATGGCAAGTTTTGCGATTCCTCTTCTGGGTCATATTCTAGCACTGACCATGAGCGAAAGGAG ATTAAAAGTCTTGCTCAAGAAAATCCAGGCTTGCTGACTCTGAGAAGCACTGATTTGTTGCCATCCAGTTGGATGGCTGTTGCCTG GTATCCTATATGCCAGATCCCTGTTAAAGGAGTTGTGAAAGAGTTAGACTTCTCTGCAGCATTCATAACATTCCATACATTGTCCTCCTTCCATCCAG ATACTGGTGTAGATTCTAATCATGATGAGAATGCTGAGATTGGGGAAACAAAAGCCTCAGTGAACAAGAAACGAATAATGCCTCTTCCGCCATTTGGCCTGGCTGCCCTAAACCTGACAGGAGATGTCTGGTTAAGCAACGGTCACTCTGATGAGGAAAGGTATGCTGATCTTTACAACGCTGCCAGTAGCTGGCTACAGGAGCACCACTTTTATCATCATGACTTTAATTTCTTTGCTAATAACTCCCATGTTAGAGGGGGAACATTTGGTAGAGAGATCTAA